In the Salvia splendens isolate huo1 chromosome 16, SspV2, whole genome shotgun sequence genome, GCGATGCAAGCCTACAATCGGCTCCCGAGCAGCGGACAAAGCAGCCCCCAATCGCCGCCCTCCTCGCCGCTCAGCCGCTCCCCGCGCTACCGCCCCCGCAGCTCCAAATCGGGCCGCTCCACGCCCAAGACGCTCACTCAACGCTTCGTCTGGTTCCTGCTCTCCTTCCTCCTCAAGCGCCAGGGGATTTTCCTCTTCGCGCCTCTCCTCTACATCGCCGGTATTCTCTTCTACATGGGGACGGTTTCCTTCGACATCGTTCCGGTCATTACGCACAGGCCTCCCCCCGGCTCCGTCTACCGCAGCCCCCAGCTCTATGACAAGCTCCGTCCCGAAATGGACTCCGATAATTCCTCTGCCGATGCGGTCAGTTCTTCGCCTcattttgaatttcttttttttttttggttaggATATTAAATGCTCAAGACTTTAGTTATTAAGATTCAGATCGATAGCGACTTCTCATTTTCTTATTGATTTCGACACCTCACATTCCTAGTACTCAGTAAAGTATGCACGGTAGATTTCCTTTCAGCTAAAAGCCTGATTTGTATGCAATTTATTTCATCTGCCCAACTCCCGACATATGTTTGGTAATCTGTCACCGGGATTGATATTGCTTCGATTTTAGATTGAGGAATTTTACGGTGTTTTAGACCCTTTTTTGTTAATATTGAGACAGTAGCTTTCCGCCAGCTGTGCATTGTTGAATTTGAGGTGCCAAGATTTCTCAATTCTCATTAGTATAGCTTTGAAATTTGCCTCACACATTATGCTGTTTGTAGTCTAGAGCTGAATAACTTGTTTGCTGATCTAAATATAATGTGTAGTATTGTGAGGTAACGGGCCACAAAGAGGTTTTGAGGAGTAGTGGTATAGTACAGCCATGTTTGTGAGAACCGGATTAACGGTCTGAAGCAATCACATTTGGCTGTACACTAGGGAGAAGTCCATACTCTGAAAGGGCTTTCACCGTTCTGACCAGCCAAAAGGACAATAGTTGTTATGTAGTAGTTTTCACATTCTTCATTCCCTTTTATAGGGCTCCGTATGTATGCTTGTCTTTATGTGGACACACAAAATAAATCAGTGTGAGAAATATTGAAGCTGTATGGTTAGATGAAAGTTTTCAATCTTTAATAGCTGTAATGCTGAACGCTGTTAATGGGTACAGATATCAACTATATGGAAACATTCTTATAAAGTCGGTGAATGGAGACCATGTATCAACAAGTCTTCTGAAGGTATGGAATAATGGAACTACCTGGAGCAGGATTAATAAATTCAATTCTTTTTATTATGTTGCTCATAATCTGGCTTAAATGTAGTTAGCAGCATAATGCTCAAATTTGAGCAGTTCTAGAGTAGTACTATTACctgataaaaaaataactttgataAACTTACTGAAGCTTTGGCGttgtgttttatgtttcacaacATTTTTCCACAGTGTGTATATGGCTCACAGTTCTTCGGTCATTTACACTCGAACTGCTTTTCATCAATGAAGTAAGTTATGCATATGGTCTTAAGGATCAATTAGCACTACAATCTGTAATGTTTTCCTCCTCCTACCCAAAGGCCCAAACCCCAAAgtgataataaaattaaaacaaagtaATCACTGtctattattctctcttttgaTAAGTGACTAGTCTAGGCATCAATTTATTTTGCATGGTTTCTTTTCTCCTGCATCTGTGTCCTGTGTTACCTTCTTTTAACTCCAGAAATATTTGATACCATAATTGTTTGCTTAACTTCCTTACTATTGAGATTCAACTGAGGATATCTGAAATTTTCTATAATTGTTTGGATACTTCAGGCTTACCAGAGTCAAATGGATATATATTTGTCGAGGCCAATGGTGGTCTAAATCAACAGAGATCATCGGTACCTTTTGTTTCTGTTCCAGTGTATTTATTGTGATGATTTTTTTGTATCATGGGTTTAGCAGCACTCCGTACCATTTTCATGATGTCAGATATGCAATGCTGTTGCTGTGGCTGGCTACCTTAATGCAACTCTTGTGATTCCAAACTTTCATTATCACAGTATCTGGAGGGATCCGAGGTGAGTTGCAGAATTATCAACTGTATTAGCTAGTTCACTTGATTGTTTTCTTATGTTTCTATCATACTGATGCAAATATGGAATTTATGTTTCTGTGACCTGTACCACAAATACATATGTGCATCCATTTGATTTATCATCTCCTGGGAAGTACAGTATTTATTTGGTTAATTGGTGAAGCTAATGTATTGGGAATTTCTCTGTCATTGCAGACACTATTAAATTATCATTGCTTTATATTTTGAAAGACATGATATGGTTTGTATATACATACGCCTGAGTCCACTTTTCCGTGATTTTCTGAGAGATTCCAAATCAGTAAAATGTAGGATGGAGATGTTTAAGTTGTGTTGGATCTCCATGAAAGCATTAGTATTTTGTTTAGCTTTCTTTGATTCTAGCTGAACCGTTTTTCAATACACCTTTAACAGTCGAAAGGGGAATATGGTTTGAGTTTCCTGTGATACTGTACATAATCTAGGATGTCTTAGCTCATGGTTTTAAGTAACAAGGGCCATCAAGGCACagaaactttttttaattactgACTGAGTGAGCCTTCTTCAAAGTAAGGTGGAAAAGGCTTGATCTTTTGACTAATAGTAGGTCACATAATAAATGGATGCACCATTTCTCCTCCTAGGATTTACGTGGCATGTTTCATTTCTGAATTATTTTTTCTGAAGCAAACGTTGCTTCGATAACACTGAGTTCTTCTAAACATAACTTCAGCTTTTATTATGGGATCAGAAAAATGTGCACCCAAGTATCTGGGAAGTGTGAATAGCTATGTGTGTAGTGCTTTATATTGAACTTTGATTATGTAGGCATTAGGCTcttaattttgattaaaaagGTTACCTTTTTCAGAGTGGTATGCTGTTGTACCTAGTCCACATTGTCAATGAATATTCATATGTTTACATTTACCATGGTTTAAATGGTTGTTGCATTTGTCAATACGTGGATGACATATTTTTCGTTCCAGAGAGCGAATGTCTAATGCTGCTGTTCTATGTCCAGCAAATTTGGTGACATATATGATGAAGAATTCTTCAATAAAACCCTTGAAAATGATGTTCGGATAGTTGGAACGATTCCGGGGAACATAATGGAGCGATTTGACCATAACATGAGCAATGTGTACAACTTCAGGATAAAAGCCTGGTCGCCTATCAAATACTATACATATACAGTTCTTCCAAAGCTACTTGAAGAAAAGTGAGTATTCCTCTTTCAGTCtttcttgtgttcatttctTTGTAATTCTTAGTCAGTCTCCATCATGCACTTCTTAATGGTTCAGAACAATTTGTTTTGATGTCTGATTAATAAGATTAACATGGGTCTTTATATACACGcgttttgagatttttttttctcattggGAAGAGTTTGCTAATGCTGTCTATGTTATATGCTTATATGAGCTTGTGGAACTCTACTGCTGTACTTGACTTGTAATTCAAGGTAATGCTAATGGCTTCTGAATCTGAATCACTGTAGAGATCCATTACAGAGGCCTATAGCCCGGGAATGGAAGCCAAACTGTTGCTGTATTTGAGTGTATTACCCGGCTAAGTCTTCTGAATTCTTCAATTTATCCCTGACTTGAGTAATTCAGTGAAAATGTGCCAATTTGACAAACTCTTTGATCTGATAAGTACGCATCATTAAGATCTTACCATCACCATCCCCTTTACTTCCCTCCTTCACCCCTTCTGTTACTGCCACCATCACTTCCTCATATCCATGACCTCTCAACAACTCTATCTCACCACTACTGAAACTAACTTGTAGCTATAAGATGAGATAGAGAGAAAGGGACATGAAATTGTTCTAGTTAGATAATTTTCCCTTTCTCTCCTCTGAATTTACTTGTTTATTGGAAGTAGATATTCAAAGTTGTAACCCTTTTAATTGACCATCTCAGGATTATAAGGATTTCTCCTTTTGCAAATCGATTGTCATTTGATGCTCCACCAGCTGTACAAAGACTTAGATGCTTGGCAAATTATCAAGCTCTAAGGTTTTCAGACCCAATATCAAGTTTGGGTCAAACTTTGGTTGCAAGAATGAAAAAGCTCAGtgtaaataatagtggcaaataTATCTCTGTGCATCTTCGCTTTGAGGAGGTTAGATAGGATGTGATGGGATTTTGTCTACCTGAAATGTTGGAATAAATATTTCATCACTGATTATCTTCTTGTTGTAGGACATGGTTGCATTTTCTTGTTGTGTATATGATGgtggagaaaaagaaaaactagaCATGGATGCTGCTAGGGAAAGAGGTTGGAAGGGAAAATTTACTAAACGTGGCAAAGTCATTCTGCCTGGAGCGATCAGATTAAATGGGAAATGTCCATTAACACCTTTAGAGGTCACTATATTATATAAATCTGTATACTCTGAATTTTCCGTATATTATGAGTTTTAACTTTTTAactatataatattatatccGTATATTCTGAATTTacacttttcatttttgttaaaGACTGATCACTTTTTTGGTTCTCTAGAATATGAtagtattgttttgttttaatcATTTACATAAACcacttctttttgtcttctctccGTCTTTCATGGGGACGTCTCTCATCATAAATTTGTTCAAAACTCCTTATAATTTAACTTAAAGGTTAAATAGCCTAGATGTATAGCACACTGTGGTGATTCTATGAGCTAAAGGTTAATCTTTGTTTAACTTCATGGACTTAATAGACAGTGTGCTGTGTACTGTAGTTTCATGATCTGTACTGTGTCACACTTGGCAGATGGAAAATTCCGAAGAAAATATAAAGATTGAATTTGATCCATGTCTTCCATATTTTAAGATCTGTTTTTGGTTTTTCTCTTTTAGGAAACTTGCTTTTGCATTTCTGagtaaaaaacaaaaacaattgGCTGTTGCATAATCATATAACACGTTATCATGTTATCTCCTACTGATGTTTTATTGATCAGGTAGGTTTGATGCTCAGGGGAATGGGCTTCGACAAAAGTACATCAATCTATTTGGCATCAGGACAGATATATGACTCTAAGAGGTACATGGCTCCATTATTGGAAATGTTTCCATTACTACAAacaaaagagatgctggcatcTGCTGAGGAACTAGCTCCATTCCAGGTGTGGATAAAGCACTACATTTCTTTGTTATTTCTTTCTTCTGGTCTTTTGTGGTATTCCAATTCTTATTCACATACTGTTATGCGGCTTGATTCCATTACCATTTCCAGAATTACTCATCCCGAATGGCTGCCATTGATTACACTGTGTGTCTTCATAGTGAAGTCTTTGTAACAACTCAAGGTGGGAATTTCCCTCAGTTTCTTTTGGGGCATAGAAGATATTTGTATGGTGGCCACTCCAGGACAATTAGGCCTGACAAGCGGAAATTAGCATTATTATTTGATAATCTTAATAACGGGTAATGCATTTTTCTTCTCAGTTTGTTCAATTCTCATGTGGAGTGTTGGTGCTGGTTATGCAGTCACCAGGAAGTTTGAAGTTATACAGTGCTTCAAGTTTTAAATAGTGAAATCTGAAGGGACTCATAAAATAGTTAAAAATTGGTTCCACTCTTTCTATGAGTTATGAATTATACAGTGTTTCAATTTTGTGTTTCACCTTATCAAGGGCAACATGCCAATGGTTTGTCATGGATGAGAATAGTTGCTCTTATCTTTCACTTTCACTATATTTTCTAGTTAATCGTCTCGGCTGCTTGATGATGGTTTCAGTCTTAAACATGTCCATGATAACTTAATATTTCTCTTGGATGGTTTCCCCAGGTGGACAAGCTTCAAGCGTCAAATGCTAAATATCCGAAGTCATAGCGACTCTAAGGGTATTGAGCTCAAGAGACCGAATGACTCGATATATTCAGTTCCTTGCCCAGATTGCATGTGCAAAGTGAACAAGACCGAGGATTCAAGATCATCATCTACAGCATAAGGGGTCCTACACATGTGGCTGCTGCTAACCCGATATCTTGGTTCtgattctttaatttttttagctCTCCCTCGCGGAGAGGGCACCACTCTGCTTATCCAGATCGTGGATAGTAATTTGTAGGAAGAGTATGATTGTTAGCAGGGTATTCATCTGCATCTTTTTGTGCTTGATGCAACGAGTAGGTATAACCCTGTAACTTATTGGAACAGCACGGAAAATCACACCGTGTCAATTTCTTCAGCTTAGCTAGCCTAGCGCATCATTGTGGATCAATCGACTCAAGAAGCTCCGGCGAAAGATTGTTTGTGGAAAAAGCTCGGAAATGTCCATGTTTGTACTGTATATTAGTGATTTTAGCTGTACAACACCACCCTAGAGCAGGATCCATTCATTCAAAGTGTTCTAAAATGTAAAATACATTGCATCTCATCCATCCCCTTCACACATGTgttgtaagaaaacagatcacaGAGTTGTGCAGTGTTTTTGATAGCATTGTCTGGTTTCAGTTAATGTGTCGCTGTCTTGTTTCAGATTCTGTGCAGTAATAGACACTAGATTTGGTTGGGCCAAGTCACATCAACTTAAATGTAatttcaactttaaaaattactGCATAAACTAAAGGTACACATAACACATGTTTCTTCACAACCTAACCATGAGTGTTTTTTGTGGGAAGAAACTCGAAAAACTGTGTAGGAACTAATTTAGCTGAAGCATAAACATCATCTAACTCTTCCTTAGTCGAATTCAAACTGTTTCCACTCACTGGAAAGAGCTCGAGAGTTGGATTTTCTCCGAAATCATCATTCTTCTTCGGGGTAAGCAGTTTGCAGAGGTTGGGTGCAATCAAGGGGTAGCCATTTTCTTGGCTCTtgtgaataattttattattgggAGGGATGCATGAAGAAGACAAGTCCAATGCTACTCTGCGGCTGGTGTCTGAACTATTTGATGTTGCACTCTGTTGCTGCAATTCCAATTGTGCCCACCTCTCACTCTTACATTCTTCCACCTCTCCTCCTCCATAGTACTacgaaagaagaagatgaagaaaaattTAAACAATGCATGGACAAGAGACCTAACACTCGGGATGTCGGTGTAGCCCGAAACCCGTGGGCTAGCCCGAATAGCCTgctaaatttatagggttagggctggaaatttctaacccgataaaatcaaaaccctatTAGCCCGCatccgattaacccgcaactcgttagggccagacccgaaaacccgatgggctggcccgaaacccgataaaatttatattattctaCTTTTTTAATCCTAATTCggcacttcattgattaattttataatatagatagcTAAAAAATagcttttaattttatattaaatatataaattatatattaaatttttgttaatataataattgataaacaaattaaaaacttcaaattcactaaaaaaatatttaaatttctaaaatatgcattaaaatttcacgaaatatctcaaataatagtatttgttcatgtttatgattgattttaagcatatatctcaaatttatcataattaaatatttagcattttatgaatataactaattttcgtcattatttattggattgatcgcatgttaatcttatcggtagtAACCCGATTAatccgatgggctagcccgaaacccgagcttttagggtcaGGGTTGAACTTCtacaacccgaaagaaatcacaacccgattagcccgcagtCTGACCAGGATTGATCCGAAACCCGACGGaccgacccgattgacatccctacctaACACTGTAAAAAATATGGTATTGAGCTCCAACTCACAGTAGtagtggagtattttttatttatttttttatctaaagAAAATTTGAGTAAATAAATATGCACTCTGTCCAAGATGTTGGAATCTTTTCAAGACAACAGCTCCAACAGAAAACATGACAAATTGCAGCTTTTGGGGCTCATTCTATTTCCACCATACAAAAGGGTAGTATGTTTTTTGTATTCAACCTTGTGACCTTCATGCTACTACGATAATCTCTGCTTCTATTAAATGTCTCCTAAGTCAAACATTTTCGAGTTTTGTGCACTGTTATTACTAAATAATTTGGCAATAATATAGGAGGCtatttactactactagtacCTTTGAAGCTGTGATGGAATTTGACACTGTAGCCACTTTCTTAGGATGCTCTATTTCCAAGTATTTCCTGCTTAATTCTGCAAGGTCAAATCAGCTTTAGTCTTCAGCAAATCTCACtcttattaaaagaatatatattgcGTCTAAATAAAAAGAATTTGACATATTCTGATTAAATTCATGtacttaaaaaataatttgtagGGGAGCTATTTTTACTATTTGGAATCTCAATTGTTAAACATTAGCTACTGTGCcgtcaacatcatcaacattaTATCACACCAAGTGTCTTCAATTGAAATACTATCTAATTTCGGCAAACATGCATGCACTAAAAATAGAGCATTGTCTACAAATTTTGATTTCATATcatattctttaatataattaatgagtggagtaatatttatataGTAATGTAACATAAAGAATATAAACCTGATTGTTTTGTGGGAGGTAAGAGTCCAAGCTGACGACGTTTCTTCTGTCTGTCTCTTGCTTTGTGGTTTTGAAACCAATAAAACACATTCTTGCCTTGTATATTTCCAAATCTTCTCAGCTTGGCTGCAATCTGCTGGATTTGTTCAGCAGACGGCGTTCGTGTTCCGCGCCGATACATCTCTTCAAGAGCCTGCACTTGCTCCGGCGTCGGATTCCATCTCGCCGTCTCTCTCTTTCCCGCATACTCATCACCTTCACATCATTCCAATATCATACATTATTATACACGTACTAACAAactcaaatttttaaaaaaatatttaaaaaaatgaagaaatgaaATTACTCCATGGGTTGAGTTTAGGGTTGTGAAGGGAGCAGAAGTGGGTGAGAGGGCGAGGCATTCTATAATCTTGATTATGTTGATGGAGAGATGTCAAATATATAGGTGTGAAATTGAAAGGGATGTACTCCTATAATTGAGAGGGAATTCAGTGTGTTAGGGATAAGGACTTGACTCTGAAATGGGAAGGGAATTGCACACATTCATTACTTCAAAATATAGATAtcacttcttttttttctttctgacAGGAGAAATTTTACATGCAACTTCACACACtgacacacacatatatacatatatgtatggTATGTTTTGACAGTTCACATTCGAGGGAGGTGAAAAGGACAATAGAAAGATGGATGAGTGATGTGAAATTCTGGGAGATTTTTTATGGTAAAAGCGACGTGACAATGATGAGCTTatcactactactactactgtcTCACTTTCAAAACAAGTTATTTACActatcttctttttttctcttaattGTTTTTTAAAGCAGGGAATTTCACGGCCGTGTGCATCAGCTAATTAGgtcatccacaatggggcgggcGATAGcgtgcccgatgcatcgggggcgctatcgtccgccactgtggctccccggacgatgcgtcgtccgttcctgacgcttagtccgcggacgaagcgcggacgatagggcatcgtccgcgtcattgtccgcccactgtgggagGCGCAGACGATggtgcggacgatgcaacgcgtttttgtttttttttttaattcaaaatttgtctatttaaacctcaaTTGTCATTccatttttcatacgaacatttctcgcatcagttctctcatctctcacatctctccaaatctcacaagccaaaatgaaccacgacgaggACCGGAGTTCCTAGGAGGACGGTAGTCCGACCTTGACTCGAGCCTTAAATGCAGCCGTGCacgacgcaatggcggaatgcttagccataattcaacgcgaggaggcggcggcggcagcggcggcggagcagatccccaggcctattcgacatCGGAAGTCTGTCCGACGCGATCACGCCTCAGCTCACGAACGTCtatttgcagactattttgccgagcaaccacggtggagcccgactgttttccgccgccggtttagaatacCTCGTTACCTATTTTGCCCAGCAACCAAGGTGGGAGGCTCACCGATAGGACCGATGACGAAATTGCatccagctcctccagcacggcgacTGCGCCCCCTGCTCGAGGATTACctacgggcttcaatgaggttctatctagacaggcctcaatgcgcaaccaacacgaccatgcgcaggtcatgaacgacatgattgaagaagtgtgggcccgtaaccgccgtcgctgagtttgcatccgtattgtaatgtattaattttgtaaatgaaaTAAAGGGTTTTcctaatttttgtagttatttaaatattcaaatagaagaaaatgcttagggcgcaccttagggcgccccactgcaggtgaaagggcatgaggataaaatgctgacgtggcggtgcatagggcgggctttagggcgcctcattgtttttttttaaattaacttatatataagggagga is a window encoding:
- the LOC121769716 gene encoding protein ESMERALDA 1-like, giving the protein MQAYNRLPSSGQSSPQSPPSSPLSRSPRYRPRSSKSGRSTPKTLTQRFVWFLLSFLLKRQGIFLFAPLLYIAGILFYMGTVSFDIVPVITHRPPPGSVYRSPQLYDKLRPEMDSDNSSADAISTIWKHSYKVGEWRPCINKSSEGLPESNGYIFVEANGGLNQQRSSICNAVAVAGYLNATLVIPNFHYHSIWRDPSKFGDIYDEEFFNKTLENDVRIVGTIPGNIMERFDHNMSNVYNFRIKAWSPIKYYTYTVLPKLLEEKIIRISPFANRLSFDAPPAVQRLRCLANYQALRFSDPISSLGQTLVARMKKLSVNNSGKYISVHLRFEEDMVAFSCCVYDGGEKEKLDMDAARERGWKGKFTKRGKVILPGAIRLNGKCPLTPLEVGLMLRGMGFDKSTSIYLASGQIYDSKRYMAPLLEMFPLLQTKEMLASAEELAPFQNYSSRMAAIDYTVCLHSEVFVTTQGGNFPQFLLGHRRYLYGGHSRTIRPDKRKLALLFDNLNNGWTSFKRQMLNIRSHSDSKGIELKRPNDSIYSVPCPDCMCKVNKTEDSRSSSTA
- the LOC121769717 gene encoding WUSCHEL-related homeobox 3-like, producing MPRPLTHFCSLHNPKLNPWSDEYAGKRETARWNPTPEQVQALEEMYRRGTRTPSAEQIQQIAAKLRRFGNIQGKNVFYWFQNHKARDRQKKRRQLGLLPPTKQSELSRKYLEIEHPKKVATVSNSITASKYYGGGEVEECKSERWAQLELQQQSATSNSSDTSRRVALDLSSSCIPPNNKIIHKSQENGYPLIAPNLCKLLTPKKNDDFGENPTLELFPVSGNSLNSTKEELDDVYASAKLVPTQFFEFLPTKNTHG